The Botrytis cinerea B05.10 chromosome 6, complete sequence region CATGACCCGGCTTTGTCTGACTGACTATTATTTCCTTGTGGCATTGCCGATAGTTACATCTTCCACgttatatcaaaattgattttaaagTTACAATCAAACTGATACATTCAATGTACAAACTTTCAAGGTGGGTGGCAAGATGTTTATCATCCCCAGATATACCTTGGATGATCAGACGTCGACGTCAAGGGACGTTCGGCTCGGACCATCCACAAATGTGCGAATCCTCCGATGTTCCCCTGACTAGTGACCTTCTATGCGTCAGTACGAATACGATGCATATCAACTAGTCTGTTATGGTCCATTTTCTGGGGCTTGTTCtctttattttgtttatcaattgagattgatggtccgttcttcttcttcttatttgCCAACCTGGACGTAATGCGCCTCAACATGAGAACGCGAGAATGCGAGGTTATTCGCATCATAGCAATTTGAGTAGAAGATCTGAGTAGAGTATCCTGTCAGTCTAATGCATAGCCATAAATCTTGTCTTGGAAGGTGGCTCTGGATAATATTAGATAGAAAAATTCGTAATGGAAAGGAATTCGCATCTCTCCAAGAggaaatatataagaaaCTTCTATTCCATTTCCTCATTCATCACACCAGCTTACAACTTTATCTTCCAGTCTATCACTTTCTTTAATCGAGTTTCTCTATCTTCATCATGTTTTCCCTGCTACTAGCAGGATCTACTTTTGTAGGAGCTGTTTATGCAGCTTCTAATGTTTCAGTTACAAACTCCTCCCTTGCCGGTACAACTGTAACGACTGATTACGGGACTTTTACCTATTCGGATGCTTCAGCATGTGCATGCTCTCAGCTATCAACTAGCTACCCGGAGCACCTCTACTTTCCAAACACCTCCAACTACACTTACTACAACCTTGAGGCATGGGATGTCAGAACTAACGCGGATCCGGCTTGTGTCTTCAGCCCTACCAGTGCCGATCAAGTGGCAGCAGGAGTAGGAATTATCAGTACTTGTGATGCTCAATTTGCTATTCGTGGTGGGGGTCATATGAATGTAAGTTTTTAGTATACATTCGAGGTTAGTGGCCTTTCGCTGACGTCCTTTATAGTTCCCTGGAGCCAACAATATCAATGCCGGTGTGATGGTAGCTCTTGCTGGCCTTAATGAACTTCAGATTTCCGCCGACAATACCACCATAGATGTTGGACCAGGTAATAGATGGTATGATGTCTATGCTTATCTCGAACCATATGGTCGAGTTGTCATTGGTGGTCGTCTTAAAACTATTGGTGTTCCTGGTCTTACTCTTATTGGCGGTGTTCATTACTTCAACAACAAGTATGGATACGCAATGGACAATGTTGTGAGCTATGATGTTGTTCTTGGAAATGGAACTCAAGTCGTCGCATCCGCGGATTGTAACCCCGATCTTTTCTGGGCATTAAAAGGTGGTGCCAATAATTTCGGTGTCGTCACCAAATTCACACTCAAAACATTCGATATCCCCCTCGTCAGCACTACGATTCAAGTTTTCGATGAAAGcggaattgaagatttcctTCAAGCTACTTGTGATTTAGCTGCCAATAACGATCCTTCGATTGCAGCTGGAGCAGTTATCACTACTACATATAATGCTACTACAGGAGCTATGTCGGCATCTCTTCTAGGTGTTCAAGCTGGAACCGAAAGTCCACCATCTAGATTCGCAAACTTTACAGCGATTCCGGCAGTGCAAGCTGTAAATAATGTTACCTCAATGGCTACTTGGGCAGCAAAGCTTGACTCCCCTCTGCAAATGTTCCGGTAAGTTTCACACATTCTGTTCATAAAATGATCATTGCTAACACATCACACCAGAGTCGAATTTGCTGTTCATTCTATGAAACCAAATGGAACTGTTCTATACCAAATGTGGCAAATGTGGAAAGCCGCAGTCGAGGATGTGAAAGACGTTGTTGGTTTCTACCCAACTTTCGTCACAAACCTTGATCCTAAGAGTGCCAACACTATCGCAAAGACAAATGGTATTGGCAATGTATGGGGAAGAGATGATGCTGAGTCTGGTATCTGTGAGTTAtccctcctctcttccaTAAAACTCCCTATTCCATCTGAAGAGTTACTAACATCAAAAAGGGTGGCAAATGAGCACCGGCTGGGATTTAGCACAAGATGACCTCCGCATGACAACATGGATTCAAAAGGTCATGGGAAACATTCATAGCTTTGCCATTGCGAATAATGTCTCGAGTGAAGAAACAGACTTCATCTATATGGGTGATGCTGGCGGATGGCAAGACCCATTTTCTACATTTCCAGCGGAAAAtgtggagaagatgatcAGTGTTCGGGAGAAATATGATGCTGAGGGTGTGTTTTCACGCTTGAACTGGGGTGGATTCAAAATTCCTTTTTAGAGAGGGTCGAGAtgataaagaagaaagttgtTAGATTGTATGATAGTGAGTGTGACATACAGAGGGAAGCGGTTTGAGACGAATGGCTACGGCGGTGGGCTTTGCATGAGATCTGGTGCTAGACTCCTAGCGATAGTCATTGTATAttattctcatcatcttaAACTTCTACgtaaataattattcaaagttCCTGATAGTGGAggcttcaatttcaaaatcagaGGACAGTTTCTGCGATCACTGAAAGCTCATATTTAACATTGGATGTCCTGCTGTCGATGACTGTGAGATCTGCACTCCattttaaaagtattaagaaaaaaggaaagtaTCTGAGgactttgattgtttttgttctGACTAAATTTTGACATATGAGTTTTTCTAACtattggaggaggagatggtATCGCCTGTAGCACAAGTATACGTTTTAACTGCATTCCTATCTCATTTTTCCACCTCAAAGATATGCCTACTTACTCATCATTCTTTCCAGCTATTCAACcatccctctcttcttcctctttcaaaatttcatcaCTCCTAACGTCCTCTTCAttcccttctccctctccccccaacTTCAATCTTCCCAACAAATCTTCCACGCGTTGAATATTCCATTCTATTTCTTGCAACGCATGCAGCTCATCTCGAAGCTTCAATATTCGCGTCTCCGCGCCCACTCGTTCTTGCTCTACGTAGTAGATCTGTCGATGAAGGAACTCAATCTTTTTGGGTGTCTTTTTCTCCACATCACGTGCAATGTAGATGTTGCCTGTGGTTGAATCTAGGGATCGCCGTTGTCGAGGTACAATTGGTATCATGGTGGATGACTGGGCTACTGCTTCTGGTGCTGTTGCTGGTGCTAGAATAACGGCTGTCAATGgcgaagttgaagttgataCTGAAGGCGtggaagatggatttgaGCCCGAGCCCGAGACTGAGACTGGATTTGTGACTGGCATTGTGATTAGTATTTGACTTGTGTATGTTACCGGTGGAGAGTGTAGAGAAGTCTGCAGCAAGAAACAATGGGAACTCATCGAGGGTCTTTATACAAGTTTAAGTCCGTATTGTCTCATTATAATCTTGAATATACATTGAGTGACTGtttcatatttttgagaAGCGCATCAAAGAATCTAGAGAATTATGTGGAGAATCAGATGATTGTTCAGGAAGAAATATTCTAGACGTATCTACGCAGCTTCATGAGAGGTGAGGATAATACATGAAATCTCTTTGAGAATCCAGAATTTCCATCTTGCCAATTGCACCACATTGAATTCAGTAGCTTCTTTCGACAATGTATTTCACCACTAAAAATAAGTGAAAATAGATGTTGAATTCTGAGATCTGCTAGAGGATCATTCCTCTGTGTGTGAATTAAGAACAAAATAAAATGGAATTCTCTCCAAGTGAATGTGAAATGATTTCAAGCTATGCCGTAGGACcctcgaaaagaaaaagaaaagtataaCTTTGAATGAAGTCCGAAAAAGAAGGGCTATACTATACCCCTGGCTAAACTTTGTAAGAATGTCTAGCTGCTTCTAATGATAAAGATTGGAGCCCGTCCATATATATCACTTCAATCAGGATCCATTTAAACTGTCTTGGACTACCTCATTTTACAGTATGAACTTCGACCTCCAAGCTTGATTGTTCTATTACATTCTGGAAATTAAGAGCTTATTATCCTATTCCACCTTAAACATCCATGTTTGATCTTCATTATCTTCGTCGTTATCACGTCACCACTTGCAGGGAATGCCCTCTGCAAATATTCATTCTTCAGAATGTTTCAAAGAATTGTTTCTCTAAACTTCGATTGATCTGAATGCACAATGACTGTTACAAGAATATTCTGGCGGAAAtgtctttcatttctttctccatgCCTAACACATGGATCTGCCTTTGCGTTTCAAAGCAAGACATAAAGCAAAGCAGTGACAAAAAATAGCAGCAGAGCATAACTTGCCTAATCtagataatataaagaatagcgatatcatttgatttctttctcgtGTACAACTATTTCAACATCTAATTTCAACCCCAACGAAAATGGAAACTTCATCCCCTTCTCGTACTCCAGTTCTACGTCTCCGTCCGCTCTCTGAATTCGACAACCCCTCTCGAGAATCCATACACGCAAGAGTAGCCAGCGATGTCGCAAGATATTACAATAAAGCAGTATCAGCACCGAATTCTATGTCTGTAGATATTGGACCAGCGTACTACCCCGAATTTTCCCACCGGAAGTCCTGGGAAGTAGAGTCTCCTGAAAGATGCGAACCTATTTCGCGAACCGAGCCACTTTTTGCTTCTCCTATTGAAAGTCGTCCTTCCTCTCCGGATGGATCCACGGGTAGTATGATTACTCACGCCTCGTCTCAGACGGACGACTCCACTGAATCTAGAGACGTGACGATAAGAGACGACGAATCAGTCAAAGAACGAGACCAAGCAACGGAACGCAGCTCCAATCTACTTGAACAACTCCTGATGGAGAAGTCAAAAAACTTGAtcttggaaaaggaaagagacGAGGCAATTCTCAGAACCGCAGAAACCAAGACGAAATACGAAATCATAGAGAAGGAAAACGATGATGCCAAGCACCAATTGTGGGAGACACGGTATCAGATGAATaaattggagaagaggaagacaaGTCTTTTCGCAAGCGAGAAAGTAGCATTGATACAGGCGCAGAGAGACCAAGCTATCTTGCAAGCAGAGGCGAGTTTGAAATTGCAGAAGAAGgcggagaaagaaagagatgaggCAAAGCAACTTTTAGTTGAGGTTACAGAATGGCAGAACGAAAAATTGGGGGAGATGGATGAAGCAAGACGAGTCGCGGcgaagagatttgaagatatggagTTggcagaaagagaaagagacgAAGCATTGCAGCTCGCATCCGAGAGATTAAGTCGAATGAATGAAGCGCAGAGAATCGCATTGGTGAGATTGAACGAGATGGAGCTGGCgcagaaggaaagaaatgaagctCGACATCATGCAGCAGAGAGCTTGGGAAAATGGATCAGCTTGGAACAAAAATACGAGGAAGAAAAGCATGAAACGCATTTGTTGCGAACGGAGGTAGAGAGGatgaaagaggagaagaagggacGAGGTTACTGGACATATTTCCTTGGTGCATTGTTCGATTGAGAATATTTTGAGCAACTGTGCTCATGTTCTGGGTCATGCTTCAAGAATTGCTAGAGTAAATTTCGGGAAACTGCTAACCGGATGTAATCCGGAATGGTACAACCAATGAATGtatctcaatcttttccaTAGTTAATAATTTTGCAAATAAGTGCTATTGAATTTTTCCACCACACTACCATTTTGACCATAATTTATACATCTTACATTTTGATGTCCAACCAATTCTATATCAACGCATTGTCACaattaaattcaaacatCCTAAGAAACTTGAACaaatcctctcttcttcttactCGATCCATCGTCCTCCTCCCAAGTCTCCTCATCCACATAGTCTTTAGTCCCCATATCCTTGACTCTCTCTCCAGTAATCTTCAAAGCTGCCAAATTaaatcccatctcatccttcTGTCTCTTCAAACTCTTTCTCAAGTTTTCCTTAACACCATCCAACATAGTCCTCATGGTTTTACTTGAAACAATCTGTTTTTGATGTGTTTTCAACATGAAGAATAAGATTCGACAAGTAAGTGGTATGTTCATCTCCTTTTGGGCAAAAATATTTAAGAATGTGAAGAGCATTGGGAGAGTAGAGAATGGAAGAACGAGCAATGCGTCGTGAAGAGCTGCGGCTTTGATTTTCTGGAGAGTATTAAGAACATGTCTTTCGGCACTGATATTACCGAGAGCCATGAAAAGGAGGTTGCGGGCTGGAGGAGCGGTATTAGGATTGGTGGCTTTGGCGAGTTCATATTCAGCCATTAGTTCAAGATCGACGGTACCAATCTCAAGGGCTTCGACAATCTTTTCTCCAGCCATCAAAGTCTCGGTTGTTTGTTTTCCAGCGGCTCCAACTTCATTGtcgtcatcttcctcgttcTTACCAGGATTCAGAGATGTTGTCAAAGTTGACTCGTATAACTCTTCCagctccttctccttctcttcttcgagGAATATTTGCTCGTCAGTTTGTTCCCACACTCTGATGCTTTTATCGTGACTTGCACTGACAAAAAAGTCACCAGTTCGACTAACTGCCAAAGCCCAAATTTCACCGTGATGACCATCCAATCTTTGGATCTGTTCGAATTTGTCTCCATCCCAGTACTTGATCATTTTGTCCTTACTGGTACTGAAGAAGTGATGACCATTGCCATCTTGACTATGTGGAATAAATGCGACCTGTAGGATACTGTCTTGATGTCCAAAGAATGCCTTATGACAATCTCCGAAATCGAGACCCCAAAGACGTATATTCTTGTCGGCAGAACAAGTAACAATGAGTTTGCTATCAAAAGAGATATCCATGTTAAGCACAGGCAATTTGTGACCATACAAATTTAGGAAGAGCTTCAAAGAATCGACGAAGAACACCTTAACGGTATTGTCTAGGAGGGCCACAGCTAACAGACGTGCATCAGGTGAAAATCTCAAGCTCAGAATATCATCTGATACTTTCAACGTTCTGGTATGGACGAGTCGTAATTTTGGCGTTTTCCGTGTGGTTCCGGGAATCTCTTCCTGAATCACCTCAAAGTTCCAGAATTTGGCTGACTTGTCTGCACTTCCGGACACTACAGAACGGCCGTCCGGATGTACCTGTAAAGTCCAAATAGCACCTTCATGTGCTTTGATACTCTCAATCATAGCAGTTGCAGTTACATCAAATAATTCCAGTTCCCCAGATTTTGTTCCAACCACTAGAATTTTATCTCCTGGCAAGAATGCACAGCATAGAGCATAGCCACATTCGAAACTTCGTATACAAGTTCCCTTGCGAACATTCCAGATTTTGATACCACCATTAGATACTGATGCCAGCATCTTGTCGTCGGAACTCAGTGCCAACGCTCTTATATCTGCTCTGTGACCTGGCATTTCGACCGATAGTGTTCTTGAATAATCTGGCATTTCTTCGCTCTTCGATTTCttacttttctcttttgtgaCAACTGTGTAGACCTCCAGTTGATTGTTCGAAGTTGCTATGAGCAATTGTATGGATTTGGTGCCTTTAATGCGTACCCAATCAATGGATCGAACTCTACCTCCCGTTCTCACAATGACGTATGGGACGAAAAAGTCTGTGATATCCGCAGTTGAAATGTCTTCGACCTTCTCGTCCACTTCGTCAACTTCCATAGCTGATTTCTCGGTTGCGGCcaacttttctcttcttctcctgcGCTTTCTTGCTAAGCTCTTCTTTACTTCCTCTTCTGATCGTATCCTCCATATTTCAACCGACTTTTCCGAACCATGAACCGAAAAGTAGTCTAAGCGTGGGTGGAAACTAATTTCGAGTGCCCTATCTTTTCCCTGTCGATGTAAAATTCCTCTACCCTGGAGATATCGAGCTTCAACTGCACCGTTCACTTGTTTCGATAACTTATATAGACCGGCTGTATCAATAGACCACACTTTCATTTCCCCGTCGTTTCCAGCCGTGATACACCCACTACCATCTGGCGAAGTGCCTAAAGCCCAACATTCTCCATTTGTTTGAGCGACATGAGTTTCAATACAGTGCTGAGATGTCATATCCCAGAGTTTGATGAGTGCATCCTTGCCAGTGGTGAGAAGAAATCCCTCAGATGAACTGTCCTCCACATCAACtacttcttcgtcttcaccAGACTCTTGTGGCGCACTGGGTTGAATGAATTGGAGTCCGGTGATTTGATCCTTGTGTCCTCTCAATTTGAACAAGCCAACCTCAGCAACTAGGTCCCACACAATAACATCTGTATCTCTCGAACCACTAGCTAACCGGACTCCAGATTTATCGAATGCTAGTGTAGTAATCGCAGACTTGTGCCCGTTGAATTTGACTAGAATAGTTGCAATTTTCGAGTCCCATAGTCGTATGCTACCATCCTCGTATCCGACGGCGAAAATGTCTATGTCTGTTTTGCTCTGGGCAATGGCTGAAACTTGAGACTTGCATTCATTGTCTCTCCATCGACTCAAAAGGGCTCCCGTCTTTATTTCCCAACACAATACCTCCTCATTGGCGGCCACTATAGCTCTTCCTGAACCAGTATTTCGACTCGAGACGCCGGCTCCATCTGTTGACCAAACAACATTTGAAGTACTCGAATTGACAAGACCGAATGATTTCGAATGCTCGTATTTCCTAGAAGCAAGTAGTTCAGTAATTGCCAGTCGCCATTTGGAACTTTGAGGACTTACAAGTAGGATTTAACCATATTTATGAACTGGCGCAAAAGTACTCATATGCAGTTTGGGAACCAGAACTTTTTTTCTAACCTATGCGATAAAATTCCTTAGTGCTACCGATAAGCATGGGTTTCCAGAGACTAAAAGCGGCAAAAAAACGAAATAATTTATTCCAGAGGTCTCGAAAATATGATGCCGCTTTAACACACAAAGCTAAGCCACCCGCCCCACGTCGTCAGCAACCTGAGCTACAACAACACAACAGGAGAGCAGCAGCTTAATTCCCCATAGTGCATTAGTAGTACTGGAAACATCACAACGGGAAGTTCAAGTCTCTTACACACCACCATAATGCTTCTTCTCGATTACCAAAATGTACTCATTCAATCCGTACTTACGGAGAGATTCTCAGGGTTTGTGTAAACCTGCATCCCAATGCCGAGCCAAAACTAATTCAAACCAGAGCACCACCGGTGAACATTGACCAAACTGTAGCCGATTTCGACGGTGTTACTTTCCACATCTCGACCCCTGAAGCAAAGACAAAAATTCTTGTTTCCATACAAGTCAAATGCTACGATGAACTTGTACGATACGGCGCTCAGCAGGTTCTTGAGCGTGAATATGGTCCATTCGTTGTTGCGCCGGAAAGTGGTTACAATTTCTCGGTGCAAGTTGACTTGGAAAGTCTGCCAGAAGAGAAGGGTATGAATGCCAGTCACTATGTATGGCATATGCTGATGCAATATATTTCCAGAAGCCcgagatgatttgattagACGCATATCCTTATTGAAACGAAATGCCATGGCTGCGCCATTCGAGCATGCCTTCACCGAATTCCACAAATTACAGGAGGAAGCATCGAAGTTCACATCCGAGGAAGCTCCCCAAGGTGTCAGAGAAGGGGGAGATGTTATGGCCATTCATTACCGTGATGAAGAAGCGATCTATATCAAGGCCAGTCACGACAGAGTTACTGTTATTTTCAGTACAGTATTCCGCGAGGAGACAGATAGAGTGTTCGGAAGGGTCTTTATCCAAGAGTTCGTAGATGCCCGAAGGAGAGCTATTCAAAATGCTCCTCAAGTATTGTTCAGAACCGACCCGCCATTGGAGCTTCAAGGAGTTCCAGGAGTAAAGGACAATGGCAGTGGAGATATTGGATATGTTACATTTGGTAAGCTCAAATCCTCTCCTGTGGTGCCGTGAGCTTCTATTTCATCCTGCTAATTCATACAGTTTTGTTCCCACGTCACCTCACACTTCAACGAAGAGATGAAGTTATTTCCCACATTCAAACATTCCGTGATTACTTCCATTACCATATCAAAGCATCAAAGGTACGTTTATGAAACACGGTCAATTCGTGATTTAGTATTAACTTCTCCTAGGCATACATTCACTCTAGAATGCGTACACGTACCGCAGACTTCTTGCAAGGTAGGCTCCTATTTCTGAAGAGTGAATGATGCACATTACTAACAATTAGTAGTTCTGAGAAGAGCACGCCCAGAGaacgaagagaaagagagaaagacagCTACCGGACGCACTTTCAAGGTCCAAGGCTGAGAATAGAAGACGATTGGGAGTTTGGGGTAGGCGAATGTATGACAcgaaaattgaaattgagcGATATTGCATACCACAAAACTTCTAGGAGTCTTTGTTTGTGAGTCGATACCACCTTGAATACCTTGTGATTTTGGCGTGATTCTTGACACATTCGCCTTTCATTTGTCTGTCTATCATTACACTTCTCGGCCTGGATCAGTCAAATTTCATTGTGAGAACCTCGTGGAACAAACAGTAAGTAGGTGTAATTACTTCAAATGGACAAGATATCATAAAGCCATTAATAATTATTCCATTGAGCAGATAGCAAGTGAGCATTTATATCGGTGGAAAGGACATCTACTGAAGCTGGGCAATGATGTCACGTGATATACACATCAAAATCTAGCCTCGTGTGGCGGGTGGCTAGTAACACAAACTAGTGCTGGCTATCAAAGCTACTAAGTACCTTCTCAATtacaaaatcaatacaaaattATCCCATCCAAACACCAATGCGCATCACTACAACGCGCCACTATGTCCGACACCGACTTCGAGACGATCAGGAAGCTACAGGCTGAGAGGAATGCTGCCTCTGCTGGTAAGAAGGGATCGAAGACATTTGATCCATCAAGTCAGCGAACTGATGTTTCCACCAAGGCCTCCTTAACAGAAAGCTTCGATACCAGTCTTTATGAGCGCGATGGCGGTGATAAATTCGCAGGTTATAATACTTCCATCGCAGTGgcagatggtgatgatgatgaaatggaggAAGCTGATACCAGCCGAAGATTGGTAGGCCAATACACAGCTTCCAAGGAACAGTTGAACGAATTCGCGCAAGGTAATGGGGtc contains the following coding sequences:
- the Bcarc35 gene encoding Bcarc35, which encodes MLLLDYQNVLIQSVLTERFSGAPPVNIDQTVADFDGVTFHISTPEAKTKILVSIQVKCYDELVRYGAQQVLEREYGPFVVAPESGYNFSVQVDLESLPEEKEARDDLIRRISLLKRNAMAAPFEHAFTEFHKLQEEASKFTSEEAPQGVREGGDVMAIHYRDEEAIYIKASHDRVTVIFSTVFREETDRVFGRVFIQEFVDARRRAIQNAPQVLFRTDPPLELQGVPGVKDNGSGDIGYVTFVLFPRHLTLQRRDEVISHIQTFRDYFHYHIKASKAYIHSRMRTRTADFLQVLRRARPENEEKERKTATGRTFKVQG